The Tenrec ecaudatus isolate mTenEca1 chromosome 17, mTenEca1.hap1, whole genome shotgun sequence sequence AATGTACATAGCCTCATTTTTACACTGTAGTAAACGGGTCCTTTGGAAAGCGGGGTGCGTAGAAACAAGTGATGTCGACTATTGAACGTAGCCATTATACTCGCTCCAAGGCCTCTAACATGATGATACTGTTGCCTCTTATCACCTAAaagaacccaaaacaaacaaacaaaaatcaggaAAACAACTCACTTAAAAGTATCAAGATTAGAGTTCTCATCAAATCAATGTGATTTGGTTTTTTTAGCCTTTCATGCCAGTGTATGAGGGTTCATTTAAGTCATAGAAGTTGATAGGTGCCATTGCATCCACTCTGACAGCAAGCCCATGAACAAAGCCACACTGCTGGGACCCGTGCCTGAGCCTGCTAGTGCAGCCACTGTCAGTGCACCTCGTGGAAAGGGTCTtcctacccccgcccccacccagctCTTCCTGACTTGTCCAAAGTACTAGAGAGAAAAGTCTAGCTAGCCatccttgctgctgctgcttttttttttttttgccatccttgcttctaaagagcatttggctatacttcttccaagacagactggtttgtctgttcttttggcagtccatagtactctaGATaattttttcaccagcaccataattcaaaggcagagATGCTCTAGTCTTCCttttttcaatgttcaactttgacAGAGAGAGGACAACTGAAACACCATGGctgcaccttagtgctcaaagtaaccttgcttttcaacactgtaaagaggtcttgtgcagcagattagatTACCTAATACAATGTGTTAGTAAAATCTTAAGTGATATTAAGCTACACACCCCTTTCTAGGTGAGATGCACATCTTTCTAGATCAAAGGATAAAGTAACCATTTTGAGATGGCATGGCAAGTCTCCACTAACTCATTACATCTACTAAACTAGAACATCCAAATGTATACATGCTCATCTCTCCTATTCAGGTACTTATGATGAGGGAGGGAGCTTCAAAGAGTGggaaaattctgttatcttttaattgttttttaaaaaaatttatgaaCCTTCTGAAGTGGAGTATCACTTTAAAGAACATTTAGGGAACAGAAAGGAAGCAGCTTAAATCAGACTTTACGAAGAGGgtgtttttattttatctgtCTTGAAAGCTGGGTAGAATACTGATAGGTAAATAAGCAGTTTCAGACAGAATGGAGATGAAAATACAAAgggaataagaaaaacaaaaggaataGGAATCAACTTTGAACACTAAGGGGTGAAAGTTGGCATCAATCTCGAGTGACCTCTCATGTCAGATCAGTGCATGTGTGTCAAGCACCATGAAAGCAGCACTGAGCCGGCAAAAGCTCCCCCGAGGGATGACAGTGATAACTGCTTGTGCAACAGCACACGAGACCGAGTGACAGAGAAGCTGCAGGAGAAGTTACAAGGTCTTTCACACTTCAGACGGTTATGTATGAGAACAGATGAAACAGCTGCTACCTGAGCTCATGAGGGGCAGGAAACTGCTAAAAATTCAAATCCCACCCACTAGGAGCCTATAGGACCGACAGTAAACTGGCCcaaggtttcctaggctgcaatTTGATGGAAGCAGATTACCAAGTCTTCTCCTAAGAAGCCATCACCGGTGAGTATGAATTACAGCCGAGCACTGCACAACACTGGGCCTCCAGGGTGACACGGAAGGCCAGGACAGCGAGACTAGCAACAGTAGATCACAGCCGAACTCAAGTAGGGTCGCATAGGTGAAAGAAATCGGGGGATGATGAGAAATATAAAGTGTATCCCTAAAGAACACCatccttgggaaagtggaggcaaggagaaagaggaaggccctcggggagGGCTGgcaggctcaagcatgggaacagctgtgaggatggcgcaagcccaggcagtgctttgttgcgCATAAAGTCGCTACAGGCCAGAACCAACATTAGAAACAGAAGTATTTCAATTAAGACAAAGTGGAGATATGGCTGCAGGCAGCTAAAAGAGTAGGTCTATAACAATTTTTCCTCCCTTCTAATTTATTTATACATTTACTAATACTGTTTACCCCATTCAAGTATAATTTCCATGTGGGCAGGGACTTTGGTACAATACCCCTATGTATCTAAAATAGTGTATATAGAATAGGTACCTGGAAAGTTAACAAATTCCTCTACGATCAAACCACACCAGACTGACTGGATCATGACAGAGGGCAGTATCCCAGAACCTGGCACATAATGAGTATGGTGTGGGGGTACCCTCCCCCAATTTTTTTTAACCCTAAAGTGCATTGAAAGAGCCCCCTGACACTCTATACTCTTCTGGTAAATTAGGAACGGAAATGTTGAAAAGCTAACCAGCATGCTTAGCTAATTCTCTAAGTTTCTAGCTTCTCACTATAGATGAAGATCACAAGTGACCAACACATGAAAACCTAGCCAGTCCTTCCAGCTGCCTCTCAAATTTGTCCATGGACTTGCCTAGAGAAGCGATTTCAGATGACAGTGATTTTTAGTTCCAAGAGTTTTCCTTTTAGCATCATTAAAGAAACCCACACTTCATTATTTTTAAGAACATTTCCTTAAATTCCTAAAACTCAAATGAAAGCAgaacatgatcgtgggacaagaggaaaagtacaaagaaacagaggaaagaactaggaggcaaaggatagtcatagagatttaaatatagacatataaagatgtaacagatggacagtgggtccctactccagtactccctcaacacaagaacactttgttctaacaattcagcagtctgagatgctcacctgcctggcacgatcactgatgacaatgggtacacaggcaaatgtggtgaagaaagctgatggtgcccggctatcaaatgacataatgtctgaggtcttaaaggcttgaaaataaacaggtggccatcttaCTAAGAAACaataaggcccacatggaagaagcacaccagcctgaacgcttaagacaaagcgggtgcataagcaaatgcggtgaagaaagctgatggtgcctgcctgtcaaaagatagagcgtctggggtcctatagtctggaagataaacaaggggccatctaactgagaaacaacaaagcccacatggaagaagcacaccagcctgtgagatgacaaggcatcaaagggatcaggtatcaggcatcaaagaccaaaaaaaaaaaaaaatcatagtattgtgaatgagggggagtgcagagtggggacccagggcccatccatgggaaattggacatccctttgcagattggctgtggggaggtgacgaaccagtcagagtgtagtgtagcaatgatgatgatgaaacatacaatttccctctagtttttgaatgcccccccccccaatgatctcaattctaccttgcataaccggctggaccgggagatgtacactggcatggatagcaactggaaatacagggaatccaggacagacgagccccttgggaacagtggtgagagtggcgattttgggaaggtggagggagggtgagggagaaaggggaaacagatgacaaggtctacatgtaacatcttccctggaggacggacagtggagaactgagtGAGGAacacgtcggatggtgtaagatatgataaaataataatttataaattatcaagggttcagggggagggggaacggggatggaggggaaaaataaggagctgatcaaGTAaaaaggtgttttgagaatgatgatggcaacatatgtacaaatgtgctggacacaaatgatgtatgtatggattgtgaaaagagttgtatgagcccctaataaaatgattaaaaaaaaaaccaacaaaaaacatttCCTTAAAAGAGTAATAACACACTTTTTCTGCCTTCTCACATTATAGAAAATAAGCTTAGTTGGTAAATGTTTCTATCTTATAATGTTCTTTTTTTGCCACAGTATTTGAGGCCCGATTTTTCAGCCTGAAGCCATTAAGCCCCTAATTCCATGATCTTGCTCCTTTTGTTGCATGTAAATCGTTTTGGTAAAGTGCTATTTAGTGAAGTTAAGCCTACTGAAAATATCGTATCTACTTGACTATAAGCCGACTCGAGTCATCAGCCAagccatctaattttaccacaaaactataaaaatgtgctgaaaaacttggtgtATACAGGAGTATATAGCTTGCTACTAAGACTATGAGCTGCCACAACCCAAAGCAGCCACTGAAACAACCTCGCAGAATTCCTGAAGCACGCCTcactactgccactgagtccaactCCTAGGACTCTTGGTgcaaggtttctgagatggcaacatTTTACAggcgctgacagcctcatcttccatgGTGCGGTTGGTgggttgaaccgctaaccttatagcttgcagcccaacacctagcctATAATGCCAGTATTTTTAGGTATGTCCGTTTGGATTGGAATGAACTCTTTATAGGGATGGGTCTGGGATAATCGTTTCTTATAAAATTTCTAATGTGATTACGAATGCTCTGAGTCTAGCAGCTAATCCTGGCTTCACATTAGAATCAGGGGAACCGGGAGGGCTTAAGACTGAGAAGCCATTGCACTAATGAAGGACTAGGGCCCTCTAACACGGAACTAGGCTAAAAGTGACTTTCAATAGCTCTATCAAACCCAAAGACGTTGGAGGGCTACATATGGTTGAGATCTTGCCGACAGGTGACAGGGAGGAATATTATTGCAGCTGAATGAGTGCTACGTTACACGAAAAGCAGGATGGAGAATCCAGAAGGCAAGCACTAAAGGGAATCCCCCCCTTTACTTACCACCATTCCAatattgttctgttgtccacTAGTTGCCATCTCCACACATTCATCTATCACAAGATTCATAAAGGGATCAAATCCCCGAAGTATCCCTTGGACATGCCTGCCACCATTTAATTTCACtattaaaggaaaaaaagttattttattaAAACGGACCACTATCAAGTACTTATTAAAGTTTGGTGGGATAAATACACCGTCACCTATGGTACATAAAAAAGCTACCATGTGGTAAGGCTGGGATTCAAAGGGAAAGCTGTTTACCTTTAAAGTCCATGGTCTAAACTTCTACATGGGCCCCTCACTATCTGTAAGTAAGAGTGTTCCTATGAAACCAGTTTTTAAAGTCAAAATGATATAAAGCAAAGGATCCTTAAAGGAAAAATTGCTGAGCATTCCCAGGCCCCCAAAATAACCAACCAAAGCATACCAAAATAACCTACAAACATAAAATAACATTACATATAGTGCTCACAGACACGGCTTAAAGCTATGGGGATTTGGTGCTGAGACTGAGGGCAGTTTTCTGGGAAGGGCACTTGGCGGTATCATTCCCATTGCTAGGATACGGCATGCTGCTTCCTTAAAGGCTTGCTGCAAAGGAAATGCTAGTTTCATTTTCACCTTTCTGGAACTGACCAGGATCTTCCCCTAAAGTCTTCAGAGGAGGGGTCCTTGCATGTTgttttaaaaacaaccaaaacccaATTCAATTAATGCTGTTAATGTACAGGAGTAATCACATGCTGCACAGTAGtgactcctttttaaaaaaataagccacTACATATACCTTGAAAACTTTAATACAATAAGCTTTATGGGATTGGTTTGTAACTGCTGTATGTTCATAAGCCACATGCACGAGACTCAGGGACTCCTTGTAATAAAGTCTAAGATGGTTTAAACCTCTAAAATATTAGGAACTAAATAAAATTATCTAGTTAGGATTCTGTAATGGCTGCAAATTAATGGTTCAATGTgtgctaaatatttttaaaatcattgtattaggggctcatacaactcatcacaatccgtacagtGTGCTAAATTTTTACAAAATCGTTCCAAACATTATATACTGTCAAGACAAAAAAATTGGTTAATAAAATCACTTACATGATAACTTCTTGTCCATGAATCTggcaaaaaagaaagtaaatattactagcagattaaaaaaatttaagcatAAATAAGCATACAATTAGGTATAGTCAGTACAATTTACACAATAGAaacaatgaaatttaaaaatgtaaaaacctATTAATGTAAAGAGTAGCTAAAATACACAGCAATACAGTTTATGAACctgtgtgtggagggaggggggatagctaaaaaaaaaaaaaaggtataatATATTAATCACTCCATAGAATTTCTAtgtcaaaatgtttgtgggagcAAATAATGCACTCGAATtcctggccttgtggttaacccACTCCTCCACCAATACTAACCTCATTTTCAGTGATTAGATTTTATAGTCCCAACAGAAAAACACAAATTTGTTTACATTTTGTTAATTCCAACAAACCATGAAGACACCAGCGGGTCATAAAGCCACATCTAATCCGGTAGGTAATTTACTTTTGGAACAATAATTAGTGCTGTCTTAAGTGTTCAGGATAGGTATAGCTTAGCAAAATaatattcttttaaatatattttgttggAAACATGTACAATAGAGTATCACAATTCATTAATCTCTACACATACAATTCAGGGGTACTGATTACCAAAACTGCAACCATTCTCCTGCCTTTTCTGAAGTGTTCCTCCTTCAtcgacacaaactcactgcccctagaGTTTCCTATCTAACCTTTTTGCGGTTATCAACTTGGCCCCATGTTATTTCTTTTAAACAGCACAATGCTAAAGGCACACATAATTTACAAATTAAGTTAAACTACTGTTTGGCTTGAAGACTTcaggatttatttttatttaggtTTAAAGATTATTCCAAGAAAATAGTTTTAAGCTTCAGAAAAAACTTTTTTCCCACAAAAATCTGAAATTCAGCCCCACATCTCTCGCCCCCA is a genomic window containing:
- the SNRPG gene encoding small nuclear ribonucleoprotein G isoform X1; translated protein: MSKAHPPELKKFMDKKLSLKLNGGRHVQGILRGFDPFMNLVIDECVEMATSGQQNNIGMVVIRGNSIIMLEALERV
- the SNRPG gene encoding small nuclear ribonucleoprotein G isoform X2, translated to MDFKVKLNGGRHVQGILRGFDPFMNLVIDECVEMATSGQQNNIGMVVIRGNSIIMLEALERV